A genome region from Phaeobacter sp. A36a-5a includes the following:
- the rpsK gene encoding 30S ribosomal protein S11 has protein sequence MARDKTRTKRKERKNIASGVAHVNSSFNNTKILISDVQGNAISWSSAGTMGFKGSRKSTPYAAQMAAEDAGKKAQEHGVKTLEVEVQGPGSGRESALRALAAVGFNITSIRDVTPIAHNGCRPPKRRRV, from the coding sequence ATGGCACGCGATAAGACTCGTACCAAGCGCAAAGAGCGCAAGAACATCGCCTCCGGCGTTGCACATGTGAACTCCTCGTTCAACAACACCAAGATCCTGATCTCGGACGTGCAAGGCAATGCGATTTCCTGGTCCTCCGCAGGCACCATGGGCTTCAAAGGGTCGCGTAAATCGACTCCTTATGCCGCTCAGATGGCTGCTGAAGATGCAGGCAAAAAAGCGCAGGAACACGGCGTTAAAACTCTGGAAGTCGAAGTTCAGGGCCCCGGTTCGGGCCGTGAATCCGCGCTGCGCGCCCTGGCCGCAGTGGGCTTCAACATCACCTCGATCCGTGATGTGACCCCGATCGCGCACAACGGCTGCCGCCCGCCGAAGCGCCGCCGCGTCTAA
- a CDS encoding DNA-directed RNA polymerase subunit alpha: MIHKNWAELIKPTQLDVKPGNDPARQATVVAEPLERGFGLTLGNALRRVLMSSLQGAAITSVQIDNVLHEFSSVAGVREDVTDIILNLKGVSLRMEVEGPKRLSINAKGPAVVTAGDISESAGIEVLNREHVICHLDDGADLFMELTVNTGKGYVSADKNKPEDAPIGLIPIDAIYSPVKKVSYDVQPTREGQVLDYDKLTMKIETDGSITPDDAVAYAARIVQDQLSIFVNFDEPESANRQDDDDGLEFNPLLLKKVDELELSVRSANCLKNDNIVYIGDLIQKTEAEMLRTPNFGRKSLNEIKEVLSGMGLHLGMDVEDWPPDNIEDLAKKFEDSF; the protein is encoded by the coding sequence ATGATCCACAAGAATTGGGCTGAACTGATCAAGCCGACTCAGCTTGACGTGAAGCCGGGCAATGATCCCGCACGCCAGGCCACCGTTGTGGCTGAACCGCTGGAACGCGGCTTTGGCCTGACACTGGGCAACGCGCTGCGCCGCGTTCTGATGAGCTCGCTGCAAGGCGCCGCCATCACCTCCGTGCAGATCGACAATGTTCTGCATGAATTCTCCAGCGTCGCCGGTGTTCGCGAAGATGTCACCGACATCATCCTGAACCTCAAAGGCGTGTCGCTGCGCATGGAAGTCGAAGGCCCCAAGCGCCTGTCGATCAATGCCAAAGGCCCCGCAGTTGTCACCGCCGGTGACATCTCCGAATCCGCTGGCATCGAAGTTCTGAACCGTGAGCACGTGATCTGCCACCTTGACGATGGTGCCGATCTGTTCATGGAACTGACCGTCAACACCGGCAAGGGCTATGTCTCTGCTGACAAGAACAAGCCTGAAGATGCGCCCATCGGTCTGATCCCGATCGACGCCATCTACTCGCCGGTCAAGAAGGTCTCCTATGACGTTCAGCCGACCCGTGAAGGTCAGGTTCTGGACTATGACAAGCTGACCATGAAGATCGAAACCGATGGCTCCATCACGCCCGACGACGCGGTCGCCTATGCGGCCCGTATCGTGCAGGATCAGCTGTCGATCTTCGTCAACTTCGACGAGCCGGAATCGGCAAACCGTCAGGACGACGACGACGGTCTCGAGTTCAACCCGCTTCTGTTGAAGAAAGTGGACGAACTGGAACTGTCTGTCCGGTCTGCAAACTGCCTGAAGAACGACAACATCGTCTACATCGGCGATCTCATCCAGAAGACCGAAGCAGAAATGCTGCGCACGCCGAACTTCGGCCGCAAGTCGCTGAACGAGATCAAAGAAGTGCTGTCGGGCATGGGTCTGCACCTTGGCATGGATGTCGAGGACTGGCCGCCGGACAACATCGAAGATCTGGCCAAGAAGTTCGAAGACAGCTTCTAA
- the rplQ gene encoding 50S ribosomal protein L17: MRHARGYRRLNRTHEHRKALFSNMAGSLIEHEQIKTTLPKAKELRPIIEKMITLAKRGDLHARRQAASKLKEDKDVAKLFDVLGPRYKDRQGGYVRILKAGFRYGDMAPMAIIEFVDRDRDAKGAADKARLAEAEAAADE; the protein is encoded by the coding sequence ATGCGTCACGCACGTGGTTACCGCCGCCTGAACCGTACTCATGAGCACCGTAAGGCCCTGTTCTCCAACATGGCCGGCTCGCTGATCGAGCACGAGCAGATCAAGACAACCCTTCCCAAAGCAAAAGAACTGCGCCCGATCATCGAAAAGATGATCACCCTGGCAAAGCGCGGCGACCTGCACGCCCGCCGTCAGGCCGCGTCCAAGCTGAAGGAAGACAAGGACGTTGCAAAACTGTTCGACGTTCTGGGCCCGCGCTACAAAGACCGTCAGGGCGGCTATGTCCGTATCCTGAAAGCCGGTTTCCGCTATGGCGACATGGCACCGATGGCGATCATCGAATTCGTTGATCGTGATCGCGATGCCAAAGGCGCCGCCGACAAGGCACGCCTGGCCGAAGCAGAAGCTGCTGCTGACGAATAA
- a CDS encoding trypsin-like peptidase domain-containing protein, producing the protein MFRAILTAAGLFLATQIPLTQAFAETRVPQSQAEISLGFAPLVKQAAPAVVNIYAKIVQEQRRTPFMNDPFFDDFFRGLSKPQPRVQNSLGSGVILSADGIVVSNYHVVGMATDIRVVTTDRREYAAQVVLADEASDLAILQLQDAKDLPYLELRDSDGVEVGELALAIGNPFGVGQTVSSGIVSGLARSGAATGEGIGYFIQTDAPINPGNSGGALIDINGDLIGINTRIVTRSGGSNGIGFAIPANLVRAFMRQAHDGAEEFQRPWAGMMGQPVDADLAASLGMDLPEGMVISELHPASPFTKAGFEVGDVVLDVAGEAVNSPSEMVFRMSVTGLGDTAEVTRLRAGAREVLTVEMILAPDEPPANPLSLDEGTPLPGLTVARINPQSILRFQLPMSSDGVVITDPGAYGSRVGLRAGDIILGINNEAIKTPADVSEVLGNIGRWMKVDLNRQGQRVSLRYRL; encoded by the coding sequence ATGTTTCGTGCCATCCTGACCGCAGCGGGCCTGTTTCTGGCCACTCAGATCCCCTTGACACAGGCCTTTGCCGAAACCCGCGTGCCCCAGTCGCAGGCAGAAATCTCGCTTGGTTTTGCGCCTCTGGTGAAACAGGCGGCGCCTGCGGTGGTGAACATCTATGCCAAGATCGTGCAGGAACAGCGCCGCACGCCTTTTATGAACGATCCCTTCTTCGACGATTTCTTTCGCGGCCTGTCAAAGCCGCAGCCACGGGTGCAGAACTCGCTTGGCTCCGGGGTGATCCTGTCGGCTGATGGCATCGTGGTGTCGAACTACCATGTGGTTGGCATGGCGACGGATATCCGGGTGGTGACCACCGACCGGCGCGAATATGCCGCTCAGGTGGTGCTGGCGGATGAGGCCAGCGATCTGGCCATTCTCCAGCTACAGGACGCCAAGGACCTTCCCTATCTTGAGCTGCGCGACAGTGACGGGGTCGAGGTGGGCGAGCTGGCGCTGGCCATCGGCAATCCCTTCGGCGTTGGTCAGACGGTCAGCAGCGGGATTGTCTCAGGTCTGGCGCGCAGTGGCGCCGCCACGGGGGAGGGGATTGGCTATTTCATCCAGACAGATGCGCCGATCAACCCCGGCAACTCCGGTGGCGCGCTGATTGACATCAATGGCGATCTGATTGGCATCAACACCCGCATCGTGACCCGCTCCGGCGGCTCCAACGGCATCGGCTTCGCCATCCCGGCCAATCTGGTGCGGGCTTTCATGCGGCAGGCCCACGACGGGGCCGAGGAATTTCAGCGCCCCTGGGCTGGGATGATGGGGCAACCGGTGGATGCGGATCTTGCCGCCTCGCTGGGGATGGACCTGCCGGAGGGGATGGTGATCTCCGAACTTCACCCGGCCAGCCCCTTCACCAAAGCTGGATTTGAGGTGGGAGATGTCGTTCTTGATGTGGCAGGAGAGGCTGTGAACTCCCCGTCGGAGATGGTGTTCCGCATGTCTGTTACCGGGCTCGGCGATACCGCCGAGGTCACACGTCTGCGCGCAGGCGCGCGTGAGGTGCTGACCGTAGAGATGATACTGGCCCCCGATGAACCACCCGCCAACCCGCTCAGCCTTGATGAGGGCACGCCGCTGCCGGGTCTGACCGTGGCGCGGATCAATCCGCAGTCAATCCTGCGATTCCAGCTGCCGATGTCCTCTGACGGGGTGGTGATCACCGACCCCGGCGCCTATGGCAGCCGCGTCGGTCTGCGCGCGGGCGATATCATTCTGGGCATCAACAATGAGGCGATCAAAACGCCTGCGGATGTGTCTGAGGTGCTGGGCAATATCGGTCGCTGGATGAAGGTCGATCTCAACCGGCAAGGCCAGCGGGTCTCGCTGCGCTATCGGCTCTGA
- a CDS encoding replication-associated recombination protein A: MADLFDSGDAAPRPDPQSEVNRPLADRLRPQSLAEVIGQAQVLGEDAPLGVMLASGSLSSLIFWGPPGVGKTTIARLLARETDLHFVQISAIFTGVPDLKKVFEAAKIRRQNGQGTLLFVDEIHRFNKAQQDGFLPHMEDGTILLVGATTENPSFELNAAVLSRAQVLVLERLSLADLERLTQRAEQELDRALPLTADARDALQEMADGDGRALLNLIEQVAAWKVDSPLGREALATRLMRRAAKYDKSGDEHYNLISALHKSVRGSDPDAALYWFARMLEGGEDPRYLARRLTRMAVEDIALADPQAQGICIQAWETYERLGSPEGELALAQAVIYLALAPKTNAGYMAYKAARRLAKQTGSAPPPKHILNAPTKLMKSQGYGDGYDYDHNAADGFSGQNYFPDDVPRPVLYQPVERGFERELKRRTEYFANLRAKRNS, encoded by the coding sequence ATGGCGGATCTTTTTGACAGCGGCGATGCCGCGCCCCGCCCGGATCCGCAGTCGGAGGTGAACCGCCCACTGGCGGATCGCCTGCGCCCGCAGTCGCTGGCAGAGGTGATCGGTCAAGCGCAGGTTCTTGGTGAGGACGCCCCGCTTGGGGTGATGCTGGCCTCCGGCTCGCTGTCATCGCTGATCTTCTGGGGGCCGCCGGGCGTGGGTAAAACCACCATCGCGCGGCTGCTGGCGCGGGAGACGGATCTGCATTTCGTGCAGATCTCAGCCATTTTTACCGGTGTGCCTGATCTGAAGAAAGTGTTTGAGGCGGCCAAGATCCGCCGTCAGAACGGGCAGGGCACGCTGCTATTCGTGGACGAGATCCATCGCTTCAACAAGGCGCAGCAGGACGGGTTCCTGCCGCATATGGAGGATGGGACCATCCTCCTTGTGGGGGCGACCACCGAAAACCCGAGTTTTGAACTGAACGCCGCTGTGCTGAGCCGGGCGCAGGTTTTGGTGCTGGAGCGATTGTCGCTTGCTGATCTGGAGAGGCTGACCCAGCGGGCCGAGCAGGAGCTGGATCGCGCCCTGCCGCTGACCGCGGATGCGCGGGACGCGTTGCAGGAGATGGCGGATGGGGACGGGCGCGCCCTGCTGAACCTGATCGAACAGGTCGCCGCCTGGAAGGTGGACAGCCCGCTCGGCCGCGAGGCGCTGGCCACCCGGCTGATGCGGCGGGCGGCGAAATATGACAAGTCCGGCGATGAGCATTACAACCTGATTTCCGCCCTGCATAAATCCGTGCGCGGCTCCGACCCGGATGCCGCACTCTATTGGTTTGCCCGCATGCTGGAGGGGGGCGAGGATCCCAGATACCTGGCCCGCCGCCTGACTCGGATGGCGGTTGAGGACATCGCGCTGGCCGACCCGCAAGCGCAGGGGATCTGTATCCAGGCCTGGGAGACTTATGAGCGTCTCGGCAGCCCGGAGGGCGAGTTGGCGCTGGCACAGGCAGTGATTTACCTCGCCCTCGCGCCGAAAACCAACGCCGGCTACATGGCCTATAAGGCGGCGCGGCGTCTGGCGAAACAGACCGGCAGTGCGCCACCGCCGAAGCATATCCTGAATGCGCCAACCAAGCTGATGAAGTCGCAAGGTTACGGTGACGGATATGACTACGACCACAACGCGGCGGATGGGTTTTCAGGGCAGAACTACTTTCCCGATGATGTGCCGCGCCCGGTGCTGTATCAGCCGGTTGAGCGGGGTTTCGAACGGGAGTTGAAGCGCCGGACCGAGTATTTCGCCAATTTGCGCGCCAAGCGGAACAGCTGA
- the crcB gene encoding fluoride efflux transporter CrcB, whose protein sequence is MVFSVLYVALGGAIGAACRYLAGLGITRLFGVGEFPVAILAVNVIGSFLMGAFVVTAAHKGLTHLSPFVMTGLLGGFTTFSAFSLETATLIERGAFGQAALYVFLSVGLSVGGLFFGLMAARGVFA, encoded by the coding sequence ATGGTTTTTTCGGTTCTATATGTGGCCTTGGGCGGTGCGATCGGTGCTGCCTGCCGCTATCTGGCCGGTTTGGGGATCACCCGCCTCTTTGGGGTGGGAGAGTTCCCGGTGGCGATTCTGGCGGTGAATGTGATCGGCTCCTTTCTGATGGGCGCCTTTGTTGTCACTGCCGCCCATAAGGGTCTGACCCACCTGAGCCCTTTTGTGATGACTGGCCTTCTGGGCGGTTTCACAACGTTTTCGGCCTTCTCGCTTGAGACGGCCACCCTGATCGAGCGCGGTGCCTTTGGGCAGGCTGCGCTCTATGTGTTTTTGTCCGTGGGCCTGTCGGTCGGCGGACTGTTTTTCGGCCTGATGGCCGCCAGAGGAGTGTTCGCATGA
- a CDS encoding RluA family pseudouridine synthase: MSGVQMITVSEDDADQRIDRWLRRLFPHVSQGRIEKMCRKGELRLDGGRVKANSRVAAGQVVRVPPLGASDLKPAEAPSYRISEADAKMIRGCVIYKDDAVIVLNKPAGLAVQGGSGTTKHVDGLSAALQFDAEEKPRLVHRLDKDTSGVLVLARTRLAAQSLTAAFRHRATRKIYWALVAGVPTPYLGEIKCGLVKAPGHGKSGEGEKMIAIHSNEVDSTPGAKRSHTQYATLYRVASRAAWVAMEPITGRTHQLRAHMAEIGHPIAGDGKYGGSGQENLGDGWGAQLGGIISKKLHLHCRRMAFEHPVTRKTLSITAPLPDHMKDSWDTFGWSEDLAAEDPFESLQ; this comes from the coding sequence ATGAGCGGCGTACAGATGATTACCGTCAGTGAAGACGACGCAGACCAGCGTATTGACCGCTGGCTGCGGCGGCTGTTCCCGCATGTGAGCCAGGGGCGGATCGAGAAGATGTGCCGCAAGGGCGAATTGCGTCTGGATGGGGGCCGGGTGAAGGCCAACAGCCGCGTCGCAGCCGGGCAGGTGGTGCGCGTGCCGCCGCTTGGGGCAAGCGACCTGAAACCGGCAGAGGCACCGAGCTACCGGATTTCCGAAGCGGACGCCAAGATGATCCGGGGCTGTGTGATCTACAAGGACGATGCGGTCATCGTGCTGAACAAACCGGCAGGTCTGGCGGTACAGGGCGGCAGCGGCACCACCAAACATGTCGACGGGCTGAGTGCTGCCTTGCAGTTCGACGCCGAGGAAAAGCCGCGTCTGGTGCATCGTCTGGACAAGGACACCTCAGGTGTGTTGGTGCTGGCGCGCACCCGTCTGGCGGCGCAGTCGCTGACCGCAGCCTTCCGGCATCGTGCCACGCGCAAGATCTACTGGGCGCTGGTGGCGGGCGTGCCGACTCCCTATCTGGGCGAGATCAAATGCGGGCTGGTCAAGGCTCCGGGCCATGGCAAAAGCGGCGAAGGCGAGAAGATGATCGCCATCCATTCCAACGAGGTGGACAGCACACCCGGCGCCAAACGCTCGCATACCCAATATGCCACGCTCTACCGGGTTGCCAGCCGGGCGGCCTGGGTGGCGATGGAGCCGATCACCGGTCGCACCCATCAGCTGCGCGCGCATATGGCCGAGATCGGCCATCCGATTGCGGGCGACGGCAAATACGGCGGCTCGGGGCAGGAGAACCTTGGCGATGGCTGGGGCGCGCAGCTGGGCGGCATCATCTCCAAGAAGCTGCATCTGCACTGCCGCCGCATGGCGTTTGAACATCCGGTGACGCGCAAGACGCTGTCGATCACCGCGCCCTTGCCCGATCATATGAAGGACAGCTGGGACACCTTTGGCTGGTCCGAAGATCTGGCGGCAGAAGATCCGTTTGAGAGCCTGCAATAA
- a CDS encoding HAD-IA family hydrolase, with amino-acid sequence MSRDLRLILFDVDGTLADSQGAITSAMAAAFAGVGLALPSRQDILSIVGLSLPQAMAELAPGQSAAVQAGLVDGYKSAYKSARLAAGAGHSPLYPGAAEVLAELNAVPEYLLGVATGKSQRGLDALIEAHELRCFVTRQCADHHPSKPHPSMVLRAMADTGVAPAHTVMIGDTSFDIDMGRAAGVHTIAVNWGFHPAERLGADHIIDSFAALAPLLQDIWKD; translated from the coding sequence ATGAGCCGTGACCTGCGCCTGATCCTCTTTGATGTGGATGGTACGCTGGCCGACAGCCAGGGTGCCATCACCTCGGCGATGGCGGCGGCGTTTGCCGGGGTCGGGCTGGCCCTGCCCAGCCGGCAGGACATCCTGTCGATTGTTGGATTGTCCCTGCCGCAGGCGATGGCCGAGCTGGCGCCGGGGCAGAGCGCTGCCGTCCAGGCCGGCTTGGTCGACGGCTATAAATCCGCTTATAAATCGGCCCGTCTGGCGGCGGGCGCGGGGCATTCACCGCTCTATCCCGGGGCGGCGGAGGTGTTGGCGGAGCTGAATGCCGTGCCCGAATACCTGCTGGGGGTAGCCACTGGCAAATCTCAACGTGGATTGGATGCGCTGATCGAGGCGCATGAGCTGCGGTGTTTCGTGACCCGGCAATGTGCCGATCACCACCCGTCGAAACCGCATCCGTCGATGGTGCTGCGGGCGATGGCCGACACCGGCGTGGCACCTGCGCATACGGTGATGATTGGCGATACCAGTTTTGACATCGACATGGGGCGCGCAGCCGGGGTGCATACGATTGCGGTCAACTGGGGCTTTCACCCGGCCGAGCGCCTTGGGGCGGATCATATCATCGACAGTTTCGCCGCGCTGGCGCCGCTGTTGCAGGACATCTGGAAAGACTGA
- a CDS encoding ATP12 family chaperone protein encodes MSEWKQKRFWKEVAVAEVESGFAIELDSRRVKTPAKAPLIVPTREMGDAIAAEWDAQTESVDPLSMPMTRSANAAIDKVSHQHGEVSDMLADYADSDLLCYRAEMPVELVQRQAEIWDPALDWAAEALAARLQPRTGILHVPQDPEALHRLRGLVHEMTPFQLAAFHDLVAMSGSLVLGFAAARGWRPADEIWEMSRLDELWQEQQWGRDDEAQATADLKRTAFLHAKRFYDFSC; translated from the coding sequence ATGAGCGAGTGGAAACAGAAACGGTTTTGGAAAGAGGTCGCCGTGGCCGAGGTCGAGAGCGGCTTTGCCATCGAGCTGGACAGCCGCCGCGTGAAGACGCCGGCCAAGGCGCCGCTGATCGTTCCGACCCGTGAGATGGGCGATGCAATTGCCGCGGAATGGGACGCGCAGACCGAATCAGTTGACCCTTTGTCGATGCCTATGACGCGTTCTGCGAATGCTGCAATCGACAAGGTGTCGCATCAACATGGCGAAGTGTCGGATATGCTGGCGGATTACGCAGATTCCGATCTTTTGTGCTATCGCGCCGAAATGCCGGTCGAATTGGTGCAGCGTCAGGCCGAGATCTGGGACCCGGCGCTGGACTGGGCTGCGGAAGCGCTGGCGGCCCGGCTACAGCCGCGCACGGGCATCCTGCATGTGCCCCAGGACCCTGAGGCGCTGCACCGTCTGCGCGGCTTAGTCCATGAAATGACACCCTTTCAGCTGGCGGCCTTCCATGATCTGGTGGCGATGTCGGGCTCTCTGGTGCTGGGGTTTGCGGCCGCACGGGGCTGGCGGCCGGCCGATGAAATCTGGGAAATGTCGCGGTTGGACGAGCTGTGGCAGGAGCAGCAATGGGGCCGGGACGACGAGGCGCAGGCCACCGCAGACCTGAAACGCACGGCGTTTTTGCACGCTAAGCGGTTCTACGATTTTTCCTGTTAG
- a CDS encoding amino acid ABC transporter substrate-binding protein, which translates to MKNKVILGALTVAGLAAGAAAAGTLDDVKARGKLNCGVTTGLVGFAAPNANGEWEGFDVAVCRAVAAAVLGDSTAVEFVPTTGKTRFTALASGEIDMLARNTTWTFSRDVDLKFEFVGVNYYDGQGFMVPKELGVSSAKELDGATVCIQTGTTTELNLADFFRSNNISYEPVPIETNAEAQQQYLAGACDVYTTDASGLAATRATFDDPSAHVLLPEIISKEPLGPLVRHGDHEWGDVVRWSLMALIAAEELGVTSANIGEMAAGTENPEINRLLGAEGTLGEMLGLSADWAKNAIAAGGNYGEVFAKNIGEDTPIGLARGLNAQWTEGGLLYAPPFR; encoded by the coding sequence ATGAAGAATAAGGTAATTTTGGGTGCGCTGACTGTTGCTGGTCTGGCCGCCGGTGCCGCTGCGGCGGGCACGCTGGACGATGTCAAGGCCCGCGGCAAGCTGAACTGCGGTGTGACCACCGGTCTGGTCGGTTTTGCGGCGCCCAATGCCAATGGCGAATGGGAAGGTTTTGACGTTGCTGTCTGCCGCGCGGTTGCTGCGGCTGTTCTGGGCGACTCGACCGCTGTTGAATTCGTGCCGACCACCGGCAAAACCCGCTTCACCGCTCTGGCCTCCGGCGAGATCGACATGCTGGCCCGTAACACCACCTGGACCTTCAGCCGCGATGTTGACCTGAAGTTCGAATTCGTGGGCGTTAACTACTATGACGGCCAGGGCTTCATGGTTCCCAAGGAACTGGGCGTGTCCTCCGCGAAGGAACTGGACGGCGCGACCGTCTGCATCCAGACCGGTACAACCACCGAGCTGAACCTGGCGGATTTCTTCCGTTCCAACAACATCAGCTATGAGCCGGTTCCGATCGAAACCAACGCCGAAGCGCAGCAGCAGTATCTGGCTGGTGCCTGTGACGTTTACACCACCGACGCCTCCGGTCTGGCGGCAACCCGCGCGACCTTCGATGATCCTTCGGCACATGTTCTGCTGCCCGAAATCATCTCCAAAGAGCCGCTCGGCCCGCTGGTTCGCCACGGCGACCACGAGTGGGGCGATGTTGTTCGCTGGAGCCTGATGGCGCTGATCGCAGCTGAAGAGCTGGGCGTGACCTCCGCCAACATCGGTGAAATGGCCGCTGGCACCGAGAACCCGGAAATCAACCGTCTGCTGGGCGCCGAAGGCACCCTGGGCGAGATGCTGGGCCTGTCTGCTGACTGGGCGAAGAACGCAATTGCCGCTGGTGGCAACTACGGCGAAGTCTTTGCAAAGAACATCGGCGAAGACACTCCGATTGGTCTGGCACGTGGTCTGAACGCACAGTGGACCGAAGGTGGCCTGCTCTACGCACCGCCTTTCCGCTAA
- a CDS encoding amino acid ABC transporter permease, protein MSTLTDPPKAQFQLSMLVNDTRYRSLTFQAIAALVLALAIWYLGNNLIQNLRAAGLNISYGFLGDPSGYDINQRLIEYDSQSSHARAAVVGILNTLLVAFLSCITATVFGVIAGVLRLSNNWLVSKLMAVYVEIFRNIPVLIWIIIIFTIMTAVMPGPREFRGDDATSSMVFDLFAFTNRGVYIPMPWFESGLFASTTMNWLVVLAALALSFFVMRKVETNATKTQEETGVRPNTTWIGLGVWLVPVLLVLFLMGLSWEVPELKGFNFTGGIKIGGPLIALWFALSIYTGAFIAENVRAGIQAINKGQTEAAAALGLRPGRIMNLVVLPQALRVIIPPLISNFLNITKNSSLAIAVGYADITATLGGITLNQTGRAIECVLLLMLFYLTASLLISMVMNVYNASVKLKER, encoded by the coding sequence ATGTCAACTCTCACTGACCCTCCAAAGGCACAGTTTCAGCTGTCCATGTTGGTCAACGATACCCGCTATCGTTCGTTGACCTTCCAGGCGATTGCTGCGCTGGTTCTGGCCTTGGCCATCTGGTATCTGGGGAACAACCTTATTCAGAACCTGCGCGCCGCGGGTCTGAATATTTCATACGGGTTCCTCGGGGATCCATCCGGTTACGACATCAACCAGCGTCTGATCGAATACGACAGCCAGTCCAGCCATGCACGTGCTGCTGTGGTCGGCATTTTGAACACGCTGCTGGTGGCCTTTCTCTCCTGTATCACGGCCACCGTCTTTGGTGTGATCGCGGGTGTTCTGCGCCTGTCGAACAACTGGCTCGTCTCCAAATTGATGGCCGTCTATGTGGAAATCTTCCGCAATATTCCGGTGCTGATCTGGATCATCATCATTTTCACGATCATGACAGCCGTGATGCCCGGCCCGCGGGAATTCCGCGGTGACGATGCCACGTCGAGCATGGTGTTTGACCTCTTTGCCTTCACCAACCGCGGTGTCTACATCCCGATGCCCTGGTTCGAGAGCGGTCTGTTTGCCTCCACCACGATGAACTGGCTGGTGGTTCTGGCGGCACTGGCACTGTCCTTCTTCGTGATGCGCAAGGTCGAAACCAACGCGACCAAGACGCAGGAAGAAACAGGCGTGCGCCCCAATACCACATGGATTGGCCTGGGCGTCTGGCTGGTGCCGGTGCTCCTGGTGCTGTTCCTGATGGGTCTGTCCTGGGAAGTACCGGAGCTGAAAGGCTTCAACTTCACCGGCGGTATCAAAATCGGTGGTCCGCTGATCGCGCTGTGGTTCGCTCTGTCGATCTACACCGGTGCTTTCATCGCGGAAAACGTGCGTGCGGGTATTCAGGCGATCAACAAGGGTCAGACCGAAGCCGCAGCGGCACTGGGTCTGCGTCCCGGCCGGATCATGAATCTGGTGGTGCTGCCGCAGGCGCTGCGCGTCATCATTCCACCGCTGATCTCCAACTTCCTCAACATCACCAAAAACTCCTCGCTGGCGATTGCGGTTGGTTACGCCGATATCACCGCGACCCTGGGCGGCATCACGCTGAACCAGACCGGCCGTGCAATCGAATGTGTTCTGCTGCTGATGCTGTTCTATCTCACCGCATCGCTGCTGATTTCGATGGTGATGAACGTCTACAACGCATCTGTGAAACTGAAGGAGCGCTGA